In Woeseia oceani, one DNA window encodes the following:
- a CDS encoding threonine ammonia-lyase — translation MISIAEIAAAATRLHGVAVETPLISSPELDELTGGRVLLKAECLQRTGSFKIRGAYNLMAQLDAAQRASGVVAYSSGNHAQGVAAAGTMLGIKTAIVMPDDAPAAKIRNTRKLGGETVLYDRYTGDREQIARELAAERGAVLVPSYDHLDIIAGQGTIGLEFMQQCGAVTPDQVLVSCSGGGMVAGIALAVHASAANTAVYAVEPADLDDTARSLAAGERVRNDPKAHSICDALLAAIPGKFTFDINRSELAGALGVSDDEVRAAMRFAFSYLKLVLEPGGAVALAALLAGRIDGRDKTTVVVLSGGNVDPALFAEIQSAA, via the coding sequence ATGATCTCGATTGCCGAAATTGCAGCTGCTGCAACTCGCCTGCACGGTGTCGCCGTGGAAACGCCCTTGATCAGCTCGCCGGAACTGGATGAGTTGACGGGCGGCAGGGTCCTGCTGAAAGCCGAGTGTTTACAACGCACCGGTTCCTTCAAGATTCGTGGCGCCTACAACCTCATGGCGCAACTGGATGCTGCACAGAGAGCCTCCGGAGTTGTGGCTTACTCGTCCGGCAATCACGCACAGGGTGTGGCGGCGGCGGGTACGATGCTCGGTATCAAGACGGCGATTGTCATGCCTGACGATGCGCCGGCCGCCAAGATTCGCAATACGCGCAAGCTTGGTGGCGAGACTGTGCTCTATGATCGCTACACCGGTGATCGGGAGCAGATTGCCCGGGAACTGGCGGCCGAACGCGGTGCGGTTCTGGTGCCGTCCTATGACCATCTCGACATCATTGCTGGTCAGGGCACTATCGGCCTTGAGTTCATGCAGCAGTGCGGTGCTGTCACGCCGGACCAGGTGCTGGTTAGTTGCAGCGGTGGCGGCATGGTGGCGGGCATTGCGCTGGCCGTGCACGCCAGCGCCGCGAATACGGCGGTTTACGCTGTGGAACCCGCGGACCTGGACGACACGGCGCGCTCGCTAGCGGCCGGTGAGCGGGTCCGCAACGATCCCAAAGCACACAGCATCTGCGACGCGTTGCTAGCCGCTATACCGGGCAAGTTCACGTTCGACATCAATCGCTCGGAGCTCGCGGGAGCGTTGGGCGTCAGCGATGACGAGGTTCGTGCGGCGATGCGCTTTGCATTCAGCTACCTGAAGCTGGTGCTCGAACCGGGTGGTGCAGTGGCACTTGCCGCGTTGTTGGCTGGTCGAATTGACGGCCGGGACAAGACGACTGTCGTGGTGCTGAGCGGTGGCAATGTTGACCCGGCTTTGTTCGCGGAGATTCAGAGCGCTGCCTGA
- a CDS encoding 4a-hydroxytetrahydrobiopterin dehydratase encodes MVELTERRCEPCEGGVEPLSRSQAKELLVLLNDGWSLSDDGKSISREFRFPVFSRTIAFVNAVAWVATVEGHHPELLVKYGSCDVRYTTTAIDGLSDNDFICAAKVDRIAADQ; translated from the coding sequence GTGGTGGAATTAACTGAACGTCGCTGTGAACCGTGCGAGGGCGGCGTTGAGCCGTTAAGCCGTTCGCAGGCCAAGGAATTATTGGTGTTGCTGAATGATGGCTGGAGCCTGAGTGACGATGGTAAGTCCATTAGCCGGGAGTTTCGCTTCCCGGTGTTTAGCCGCACAATTGCGTTCGTCAACGCAGTTGCCTGGGTTGCCACTGTCGAAGGACATCACCCGGAGTTACTGGTCAAATACGGGAGCTGTGACGTTCGTTATACAACAACGGCGATTGACGGCTTATCCGATAACGATTTTATTTGCGCCGCGAAAGTCGATCGCATCGCGGCCGATCAATAG
- a CDS encoding OmpA family protein, with the protein MTRTLLILGTALALIGNTAQAASSPKEERLGIGLGLTVGAAAGGPVGAIIGAAIGAKFGDNYHNKNTEIGELQSSLARSSSRVNELESTVADLNRDISVIDSDLRRLQSQSRPELLSLLQAGIEMDLLFRTDEHVLVDGTRSRVAQLAATLASMPDVQVQLDGFADERGDETYNRDLSARRASSIRDLLVANGVAESRIKISAHGETPANDTYPDSYALDRKVGLTLFIADSQAFAANPQD; encoded by the coding sequence ATGACTCGAACACTACTGATTTTAGGTACCGCACTGGCATTGATAGGCAATACTGCACAGGCAGCATCCAGCCCCAAGGAAGAACGCCTGGGCATCGGCCTCGGTCTCACCGTGGGCGCAGCGGCCGGTGGACCGGTTGGTGCCATCATAGGTGCCGCCATCGGCGCCAAATTCGGCGACAACTATCACAACAAAAATACCGAAATTGGCGAACTGCAAAGCTCCCTCGCGCGCTCCAGCTCGCGGGTCAATGAACTGGAAAGCACGGTCGCCGATCTCAATCGTGATATCAGCGTCATCGACAGTGATTTGCGCCGTTTGCAGTCTCAGTCGCGACCGGAGTTGTTGTCGTTACTGCAGGCGGGAATCGAAATGGACCTCCTGTTCCGCACGGACGAACACGTGCTCGTGGATGGGACGCGCAGTCGTGTAGCTCAGTTGGCAGCGACATTGGCCAGCATGCCGGACGTGCAGGTGCAGCTCGATGGCTTTGCCGATGAACGGGGCGATGAAACCTACAATCGCGATCTGTCGGCGCGTCGGGCCAGCTCGATACGTGACTTGCTGGTGGCCAACGGGGTTGCAGAAAGCCGGATCAAAATCTCCGCACACGGTGAGACACCTGCCAACGATACCTACCCCGACAGTTATGCGTTGGATCGTAAAGTCGGACTGACTTTGTTCATTGCTGATTCTCAGGCGTTCGCGGCGAATCCACAGGACTGA
- a CDS encoding VWA domain-containing protein — MRRRRNVEGFSLSFLDCISCGFGAILLLLVLSKIYEPSVIEKSEEDLDALIALLEAELFEIRGDTAVLNRELVSRREETTETRMTLAQLQRELDKVQGQYALISEDAPALDVDEGELEAARQRLTAEMRRLRPNFRRAPDDSIGGIPVDSEYIIFVIDTSGSMQAKWDWAEEKLGEVLDVYPTVKGLQIMNDNGRFMFEQHGRTWLPDTPQLRQAIKSTMRQWAPFSDSDPSDGIAYAIQTFWAPDKKISIYVFGDEFQGQSMEAVLRDIDGINVEDEDGNRLVRIHAVGFPYSFSGSTIPQSSQRFAGLMRLLCERNGGTFVALTNRNR; from the coding sequence ATGAGACGACGTCGCAATGTAGAAGGTTTCAGCCTGTCGTTCCTTGACTGCATTTCCTGCGGCTTTGGTGCCATTCTGTTGCTGTTGGTGTTGAGTAAGATTTACGAACCTTCGGTTATCGAAAAATCCGAAGAAGACCTCGATGCTCTTATTGCCTTGCTGGAAGCCGAATTGTTTGAGATTCGCGGTGATACCGCCGTGCTGAATCGCGAACTGGTTTCGCGACGCGAAGAAACCACTGAAACACGTATGACGCTGGCGCAGCTGCAGCGTGAGCTCGACAAGGTTCAGGGACAGTACGCGCTAATTTCAGAAGATGCGCCGGCGCTGGATGTCGACGAGGGTGAACTGGAGGCGGCGCGGCAACGGCTGACGGCAGAGATGCGTCGTTTGCGACCGAACTTCCGACGCGCGCCGGATGATTCCATAGGCGGTATACCCGTCGACAGTGAGTACATCATTTTCGTGATCGATACTTCCGGCAGTATGCAGGCCAAATGGGACTGGGCCGAGGAAAAACTCGGCGAAGTGCTGGATGTTTATCCGACCGTAAAAGGTCTGCAAATCATGAACGACAACGGCCGCTTCATGTTCGAACAACACGGCCGCACCTGGTTGCCGGACACCCCGCAACTGCGCCAGGCTATCAAGAGCACGATGCGGCAATGGGCACCGTTCTCGGACAGTGATCCGTCCGACGGTATTGCCTACGCCATTCAGACATTCTGGGCACCGGACAAAAAGATCAGCATTTACGTGTTTGGCGATGAATTCCAGGGCCAGTCGATGGAGGCGGTGCTGCGCGACATCGACGGGATCAATGTCGAGGACGAAGACGGCAATCGACTGGTTCGCATTCATGCGGTCGGCTTTCCATATTCGTTTAGCGGCAGCACCATCCCTCAGAGTTCGCAACGGTTTGCCGGCCTCATGCGTTTGCTGTGCGAGCGCAATGGCGGCACTTTCGTCGCGTTGACCAACCGCAATCGCTAA
- a CDS encoding VWA domain-containing protein has protein sequence MARKRRESQIIGMSFLDIMSCGFGAVVLFFMIINSQVRRDTDSPPEELSGETARLEFEVLEARKNLVLAKNTMEELDDERARATSRIAQITALIEKLKIELAQHDQETLAKVERVEKLQSDIERLEEERKRLLAAEEARESGSKVRSFTGEGDRQYLTGLKVGGDRILVLVDSSASMLDRRIINIIRRRNMSEDVKLRSLKWRQAVSSVDWLSAQFPPTSKFQIYTFNTSAKPVLKGSDGVWLDVGDGKQLDEAIRVLRRTVPENGTNMLDAYKVINSLNPKPDNVILLVDGLPTMNAAETERGMVTGQERLKFHYEAEREIPSGVPVNVLLYPMEGDYNAAVAYWLLAYRTGGSFMSVSKDWP, from the coding sequence ATGGCGCGTAAACGTCGCGAAAGTCAGATCATTGGCATGTCGTTCCTCGACATCATGAGCTGTGGATTCGGCGCCGTCGTACTGTTTTTCATGATTATCAACTCGCAGGTCCGGCGTGACACGGACTCCCCGCCCGAAGAGCTGAGCGGAGAGACCGCGCGGCTGGAGTTCGAAGTTCTCGAAGCGCGCAAAAACCTCGTGCTTGCGAAGAATACGATGGAAGAACTCGATGACGAACGGGCACGGGCAACCAGTCGCATTGCACAGATTACCGCGCTTATTGAAAAGCTGAAGATCGAGCTGGCGCAACACGATCAGGAAACGCTGGCGAAGGTTGAGCGTGTGGAGAAATTGCAGTCGGATATCGAACGCCTGGAAGAAGAGCGCAAACGCTTGCTGGCAGCTGAAGAGGCACGTGAGTCCGGCAGTAAAGTGCGTTCGTTCACCGGTGAGGGCGATCGCCAGTACCTGACCGGATTGAAAGTGGGCGGTGATCGCATTCTGGTTCTGGTGGACAGTTCTGCGAGCATGCTGGACCGGCGCATCATCAACATCATTCGCCGCCGCAACATGTCCGAGGACGTTAAACTGCGTTCCCTGAAATGGCGTCAGGCAGTTTCGTCGGTTGACTGGTTGTCGGCGCAGTTCCCGCCGACCAGCAAGTTTCAGATTTATACCTTCAACACCAGCGCCAAGCCCGTGCTCAAAGGCAGCGATGGGGTCTGGCTGGATGTTGGCGATGGCAAGCAGCTGGACGAAGCCATCCGGGTGTTGCGCCGCACGGTGCCCGAGAACGGGACGAATATGCTCGACGCCTACAAGGTGATCAACAGCCTTAATCCGAAGCCGGACAATGTCATCTTGCTGGTCGATGGCTTGCCCACCATGAATGCCGCCGAGACCGAGCGGGGCATGGTGACGGGCCAGGAACGGCTGAAGTTTCATTACGAAGCCGAGCGCGAAATTCCGAGTGGCGTACCGGTCAACGTATTGCTGTACCCGATGGAAGGCGATTACAACGCCGCCGTCGCGTACTGGTTGCTGGCCTACCGCACGGGCGGTTCATTCATGAGCGTTAGCAAGGACTGGCCGTAG
- a CDS encoding FHA domain-containing protein: protein MTRAAIHLNDAGITLLTTERLLYRQPGFVLLAEDQLTTGIDAFARARINPRHLQHRHWMELATTALLEQRFAHLTAADLASRQLEHMWATAGNGIDELIVAVPAYLTASQLGLVLGIAADIGMPVSAMVDAAVAATRREYRNAVPVHVDCGLHATTLTRLGQVDGAIVEASEVIDSCGTYPLYDAWLKTIAEAFVRQSRFDPLHTAETEQMLLDQMGQWLRLAGRADSVSMTVTSGGVSHSAEIESLSLIGAAAPWYQQIANRLRALYRADEVPAIQITSRIASLPGLADLLLARVGGEIYALETGATARGALARCRGSVRDGGSVSLLRQLPWDQAAIEIRPTDTAASKSGIPTHLLFGDIAWRIDEQSLVLGSQPDTATRFIELDGDMPGLSRRHCEVRREGGQCVVEDHSRYGSFLNGHRINGSAILQVGDSLRVGTPGFEFRLITTDEQHGA, encoded by the coding sequence ATGACCCGCGCCGCGATTCACCTGAACGACGCCGGCATCACCTTGCTGACGACGGAGCGGCTGTTGTACCGGCAACCGGGTTTCGTGCTGCTTGCGGAGGATCAGCTGACAACGGGGATTGACGCGTTCGCCCGGGCGCGCATCAACCCGCGTCATCTTCAGCATCGCCACTGGATGGAGCTTGCAACTACGGCGCTGCTGGAGCAGCGTTTCGCGCACCTGACGGCGGCAGATCTCGCGAGCCGGCAACTGGAGCACATGTGGGCAACGGCGGGCAACGGTATTGATGAGCTGATTGTCGCTGTCCCGGCGTACCTGACGGCGTCACAACTCGGGCTCGTCCTCGGTATCGCTGCGGACATTGGTATGCCGGTTTCGGCCATGGTGGATGCTGCCGTCGCGGCTACCCGGCGGGAGTACCGGAACGCAGTGCCAGTTCACGTCGATTGCGGCCTGCATGCCACTACACTGACCCGCCTTGGCCAGGTTGACGGCGCCATCGTGGAAGCGAGTGAAGTGATCGACTCCTGCGGCACCTACCCGCTGTACGATGCCTGGCTGAAAACCATAGCGGAAGCATTCGTTCGCCAGTCCCGGTTTGACCCGTTGCACACGGCTGAGACCGAACAAATGCTGCTGGATCAAATGGGGCAGTGGCTGCGTCTCGCGGGTCGTGCGGATAGCGTATCGATGACCGTGACGAGCGGGGGAGTAAGTCACAGCGCGGAAATCGAGTCCCTGAGCCTGATAGGTGCGGCAGCCCCCTGGTACCAGCAAATTGCCAATCGCCTCCGGGCGCTCTATCGCGCCGACGAAGTGCCGGCAATTCAGATCACTTCGCGGATTGCGAGCCTGCCGGGACTGGCTGACCTGCTGCTGGCCAGGGTGGGCGGAGAAATTTACGCGCTGGAAACCGGCGCGACCGCGCGCGGAGCGCTGGCTCGCTGTCGGGGCAGCGTCCGCGACGGTGGCAGTGTCAGCTTGCTGCGGCAGCTGCCGTGGGATCAGGCGGCCATCGAGATTCGGCCGACAGACACCGCTGCCAGCAAAAGCGGTATACCGACGCATCTGCTGTTCGGTGATATCGCCTGGCGCATCGACGAGCAGAGTCTCGTGCTCGGGTCCCAGCCGGACACGGCGACGCGCTTTATCGAACTCGACGGGGATATGCCCGGTTTGTCGCGTCGCCATTGCGAGGTGCGCCGGGAAGGCGGTCAATGTGTTGTCGAGGACCATAGCCGCTACGGCAGTTTTTTGAACGGTCACCGAATAAACGGGTCTGCCATTCTGCAGGTCGGTGATTCCTTGCGGGTGGGTACGCCCGGTTTCGAATTCAGGCTGATTACTACGGACGAGCAGCATGGCGCGTAA
- a CDS encoding MotA/TolQ/ExbB proton channel family protein: MKKKNIPVEFVYQLFALIIAIIVVHAFYVAVVRPNAAEVIAQQALEAQANPDYVRERSTWVLIKDLEQESCFILMFWALAIMGFKARLLLQERMLLETDLVAIAEGMRILPEDTREFARQVQALPEHQQKLMLPRALLNALQRFSSTRNIQDVASSTHTQFESEAEQLESELSMIRYISWAIPSIGFIGTVRGIGEALAQADKAVQGDIAGVTQSLGVAFNSTFIALLISIFLMFLVHQLQLLQERLVFDSENYANNKLIRHMKSD, encoded by the coding sequence ATGAAAAAGAAGAATATTCCCGTAGAGTTCGTATACCAGCTGTTTGCACTGATTATCGCCATCATCGTGGTGCACGCGTTTTATGTGGCCGTGGTACGGCCGAACGCCGCCGAGGTTATCGCACAGCAGGCACTGGAGGCACAGGCCAACCCTGATTACGTTCGCGAGCGATCGACCTGGGTATTGATCAAGGATCTGGAGCAGGAGTCCTGCTTCATTCTGATGTTCTGGGCGCTGGCGATTATGGGTTTCAAAGCACGGCTGCTGTTGCAGGAGCGTATGCTGCTGGAAACGGACCTGGTGGCGATCGCCGAGGGCATGCGCATCCTGCCGGAGGATACCCGCGAGTTTGCGCGCCAGGTACAGGCCTTGCCGGAGCACCAGCAGAAGTTGATGTTGCCGCGCGCCTTGTTGAATGCGCTGCAACGGTTCAGTTCGACCCGCAACATTCAGGATGTGGCGAGCAGCACGCATACCCAGTTTGAATCAGAAGCCGAGCAGCTGGAATCCGAACTGTCCATGATTCGCTACATTTCCTGGGCGATTCCTTCCATTGGGTTTATCGGTACCGTGCGCGGTATCGGTGAGGCGCTGGCGCAAGCGGACAAAGCCGTGCAGGGCGATATTGCCGGCGTCACTCAGAGCCTCGGTGTTGCGTTCAACTCCACGTTCATCGCCCTGTTGATCAGTATTTTTCTCATGTTCCTGGTGCACCAGTTGCAATTGCTGCAGGAACGACTGGTGTTCGACAGTGAGAACTACGCGAACAACAAGTTGATTCGGCACATGAAGTCCGACTGA
- a CDS encoding PEGA domain-containing protein — protein sequence MTLETVIIDTAAGVQRLGTESLPIRIGTGTDCELRLPGPGSSVVATLDQLDGKAFLQPGVRGGDMQINGEPLLGTRSLRDADVILYYGTRLLVSVTDSTLTLAVKLEDSAYVTQPPSAPGAGSGGAEETIAPSAFRRAAEVRPATVAQKRYTWQTAVAVGVALLVGISYLLFSSRSIQFDVYPGPPDRLEVSGGWFQLPLADRLLLREGSYTVHVEKEGYYDVNQSLDVDESPSRTVTIEMRKLPGQLQVTTDPDVDAMVTVNRTMLGRAPYGPLELEPGTHLVTVRADNYLPFDYELTVPGLGIFQLLDVQLVPAWADVSISSEPAGAVVLRGEETLGETPLSIRLNEGSHDLTVVKEGFSAWEGVVDAVANVAQELPLIRLTPANAQLQVNSIPLGANVSVDGRYRGQSPIKLALSPDVDYEIGLSKAGYGSTVRSVRLQAAATQAITVDLTARAGEVTINALPQDAVIYLNGQPRGSGSVTLQLPSAPQQLEVRKDGYETFSRSITPRPGYPQTIQVRLLSDEEVRMRSIATTVSTSQGQVMRRVEPGSFSMGASRSQQGRRANEVIVPVTLTKPFYIGTKEVTNSEFLRFRNTHDSGGDIHASLAGNNNPVTNVSWADAVEYCNWLSRQEGLTPVYEKRFEKWEVVTPLPDGYRLPTEAEWTWAIRYQARSEASVFPWGNRLPPRRDSGNYADQAARELVPTVLPGFNDGFASTAPVGSFPANALGIYDGGGNVAEWVQDYYAVPTPGQTTASEDPLGPKRGAQRVIRGSSWRHAGITELRLSYRDFGTAGRVDVGFRLARSAL from the coding sequence TTGACTCTTGAGACGGTGATCATCGACACCGCCGCGGGTGTGCAGCGACTCGGTACTGAGTCCTTGCCGATCCGCATTGGTACCGGCACCGATTGCGAGCTGCGCTTGCCGGGGCCTGGCAGTTCTGTCGTTGCAACGCTGGATCAGCTTGATGGCAAAGCCTTTCTGCAGCCCGGCGTACGCGGCGGCGACATGCAGATCAACGGCGAACCGTTGCTCGGGACCCGTTCGTTGCGCGACGCCGATGTCATTCTCTATTACGGTACGCGGCTGCTGGTGTCCGTGACGGACAGTACACTGACACTCGCCGTCAAGCTTGAAGACAGCGCTTACGTGACCCAACCGCCGTCGGCACCGGGTGCCGGTAGCGGAGGCGCTGAAGAAACCATTGCACCGTCCGCCTTCCGTCGTGCCGCTGAAGTGCGGCCGGCGACGGTAGCGCAGAAGCGCTACACGTGGCAGACGGCGGTTGCCGTTGGTGTTGCGTTGCTGGTGGGCATTTCCTATCTGCTGTTTTCCTCACGATCCATACAGTTTGACGTGTACCCGGGGCCACCTGATCGTCTTGAAGTATCCGGCGGCTGGTTTCAATTGCCACTGGCAGACCGCTTGTTATTGCGCGAAGGCAGCTACACGGTACATGTCGAGAAAGAGGGCTATTACGATGTGAACCAGAGCCTGGATGTCGATGAGTCACCGAGCCGCACGGTCACAATCGAGATGCGGAAGCTGCCTGGCCAGCTGCAGGTCACTACCGATCCCGATGTCGATGCGATGGTTACCGTGAATCGAACGATGCTCGGTCGCGCACCCTACGGTCCGCTGGAGCTGGAACCGGGTACGCATTTGGTTACGGTCCGCGCCGATAACTACTTGCCATTCGACTACGAGCTGACGGTGCCAGGCCTCGGGATTTTTCAGTTGCTGGATGTGCAACTGGTGCCAGCATGGGCAGACGTGTCTATCAGCTCCGAGCCGGCCGGGGCAGTGGTCTTGCGCGGTGAAGAAACGCTCGGTGAAACCCCCCTCTCCATAAGACTCAACGAAGGCAGTCACGATCTGACGGTGGTCAAGGAAGGCTTTAGCGCATGGGAAGGTGTGGTCGATGCCGTGGCCAATGTTGCCCAGGAACTGCCACTGATCCGACTGACGCCAGCGAACGCGCAATTGCAGGTCAATTCCATTCCGCTCGGTGCGAACGTGTCCGTGGACGGCCGCTATCGCGGCCAGTCACCCATAAAGCTGGCTTTGTCGCCGGACGTGGATTACGAAATTGGCCTGTCGAAAGCTGGTTACGGATCGACCGTGCGCAGTGTGCGCCTGCAAGCGGCAGCGACCCAGGCGATCACCGTGGACCTGACGGCGCGCGCGGGCGAGGTAACCATCAACGCCTTGCCGCAAGATGCGGTCATTTATCTTAACGGTCAGCCACGCGGCAGTGGTTCGGTGACTTTGCAGCTGCCTTCGGCGCCACAGCAACTCGAAGTTCGCAAGGACGGCTACGAAACATTCAGTCGCAGTATCACGCCGCGCCCCGGTTACCCGCAGACCATACAGGTTCGCCTGTTGTCCGACGAAGAGGTGCGCATGCGCAGCATCGCGACCACGGTCAGCACATCGCAAGGTCAGGTCATGCGCCGCGTCGAACCGGGCTCCTTCTCGATGGGGGCCTCGCGCAGTCAGCAAGGCCGGCGCGCCAACGAAGTAATAGTGCCAGTGACGCTGACCAAGCCGTTCTACATTGGCACCAAAGAAGTGACCAACTCGGAGTTTCTGCGCTTTCGCAACACGCACGATTCCGGCGGCGACATCCATGCGTCCCTGGCCGGCAACAATAACCCGGTTACCAACGTCAGCTGGGCCGACGCCGTCGAATACTGCAACTGGTTGAGCCGGCAGGAAGGCTTGACGCCGGTCTATGAGAAACGCTTCGAGAAATGGGAGGTCGTTACGCCTTTGCCGGACGGTTACCGCTTGCCTACGGAAGCCGAATGGACCTGGGCGATACGCTATCAGGCGCGTTCGGAAGCAAGCGTCTTCCCGTGGGGCAACCGCTTGCCGCCGCGCCGTGATAGTGGCAATTACGCCGACCAGGCCGCCAGAGAACTCGTGCCTACCGTGTTACCGGGCTTTAATGACGGTTTCGCATCAACAGCTCCGGTTGGCAGTTTTCCTGCCAATGCGCTCGGTATCTACGATGGCGGTGGCAATGTTGCCGAGTGGGTACAGGATTACTATGCTGTGCCGACGCCCGGACAGACAACGGCGAGCGAGGATCCACTGGGGCCGAAACGCGGCGCGCAACGGGTTATACGCGGCTCGAGCTGGCGGCACGCCGGGATTACAGAGCTGCGCCTGAGCTATCGTGACTTTGGCACGGCGGGACGGGTGGATGTTGGTTTCCGCCTGGCGCGGAGCGCGTTGTAA